A segment of the Pseudoalteromonas sp. DL-6 genome:
CGCTACCCATAGTCGTAGGATCAAAAGCACCGTGCTCTTTACAAAAATCAATTGTTGCTTGGTAAACGCCAGAGTAACAACGATCTGGAATTACAAAGCTTGTGTCTTGTAATTTATCGTCTTTATTCCACATTTGACCGCTTGAACGAATTGCAGCTGGCATAGAAGCATCGATGATCACGTCACTTGGTACGTGTAAGTTTGTAATACCACGATGAGAATCAACCATGGCGATAGCAGGGCGGTTAGCGTAAACCGCTTGAATGTCTGCTTCAATTTCTTCGCGCTTAGCGTCATCTAATGTTTGAATTTTAGAGTACACATCGCCTAAACCGTTGTTTACATCAACACCTAGCTCTTCAAAAAGTGCACCGTGTTTTGCAAAAACGTCTTTGTAGAATACTTTTACAGCGTGACCAAAGATGATTGGATCAGATACTTTCATCATGGTTGCTTTCATATGAAGCGAAAATAACACGCCTTTTTCTTTCGCTGCATTAATTTCGGCTTCTAAGAATGCTTGTAATTTCGCAGCACTAATACGTGATGCATCAATTACTTCACCAGCAAGTAATGGCGTGCTTTGCTTAAGTACAGTGATATCGCCATTAGCCGCTACGTGTTCAATACGAACATCCGTTGCTTCATCAACAGTTACTGACTGTTCAGAGCCAAAGAAATCACCTTCTTCCATGCTTGCAACATATGATTGAGAATCTTTGCTCCATGCACCCATTGAATGCGGGTTATTACGCGCATATTCTTTTACTGAACTTGGTGCGCGACGGTCAGAGTTACCTTCACGAAGAACTGGGTTTACTGCGCTACCTTTAATTTTGTCGTAGGCTGCTTGAATGGCTTTTTCTTCATCGTTTTTAGGTTCAACCGGATATTCTGGAAGTGCATAACCTTTTTCTTGAAGCTCTTTAATTACAGCGCGAAGTTGTGGAACTGAGGCACTGATGTTTGGTAATTTAATGATGTTAGCTTCAGGTGTTTTTGCCATCTCGCCAAGTTCTGCAAGTGCATCACCAATGCGTTGTTCTTCTGTTAGGTAATCCGGGAAGCTCGCAATTACACGACCAGCTAATGAGATGTCGCGTGTTTCAACTTCAACACCTGCCGCATTTGTGTACGCTTGGATAATAGGTAACAACGAATAAGTTGCTAATGCCGGAGCTTCGTCCGTTTTTGTATAGATAATTTTTGATGTCATCATCATTCCTAGATAGTAGGCCGCATTGGCCAAATTCAACAATGCAAAGAAATCATCGCTTAATACTTATAAATAAAGCATTAATATATGCAATGAGTAGTCTGTTAGGTGTTGGTACTCGTATAACCTAAACAAGGTGAGAATAATCACACCTGACGGACTAGTGTCTTTTATAACTAAAATTTATGTAAATACAAACTAGCCATTAGGCTAAAGTAATTACGTTTTACAGGACAAAGAGTGTAACAAGCTTGGCTAAAAAGGGCTAGGATTACGCGCTAAACGCCAGCAGTTAAACACCTAATACTGAAATTATTGGGGTAGATAAAATAAAATCAAGGAGTGGGGTTGAATTAACACACAATGAGGCAATTTATATTGAAGTGGTTAGGGATTTTTAGGGAATTAAGCGAGGATCTAAACAGGTCGCTCGCTTTAGTCTCATATTTACAATCACTCTATAATATCGCCGTTAGGGGCTATATTAGTAGCGTGTAGACCTTTAGGGCCCTGTTGTAATTCGAAGGTAACATCTTGACCAGCTTTAAGTGTCTTGTATCCGTCCATTACAATAGTGGAGTAATGAGCAAAAATGTCGTTCTCGCAACCGTCTTCTACGATGAAACCAAAACCTTTGGCGTTGTTGAACCATTTGACTTTACCACAAGCCATACTTCTACATCCTTCTATAAGTTGACTAATTTAGTTATCCTAAACTGTATTGTTTGCTAGACTGACTAAGGTTTAATCAATCACCATTTGACTGTAGTTTATTTAAGCAACCAGTCAAGTGTTTTAGGTTATTTTTTAACATTTTATTTATTTTTTTATTCAAGTTTGCTTGAGTTACAAAGACAAGACTATATTTAATTATGAGTGGTATGAAAGATTCTGGTGTTATCGACACCGTTCGCGATAGTGAAAAGCAAAAGTTGCAGCCACCGCGAAAATATAAAGTTGTGTTAAACAACGATGATTACACGCCGATGGATTTTGTAATAGAGATCTTAATGACGTTTTTTAATATGGATAGCGATAGAGCAACTGATGTGATGCTGCAAATACATCAGCAAGGTAAGGGCATATGTGGTGTTTACAGCGCCGATGTAGCACATACCAAGGCTGAGCAAGTTAACCGCTACTCAAGGGATAACGAGCATCCACTGCTATGTAGTTGTGAGCAGGAATAAATACCACAAAGGTGAACTTTCATCTTTGAAGTGCGGTATAAAATTATTATCTCTGTAAGGGGTTGCCAATGCTAAATAAAGACTTAGAACTAACTTTGAACACCGCGTTTCGTGAAGCGCGTACACGTCGTCATGAGTTTATGACCGTAGAGCATCTTTTACTCGCTCTACTCGACAATCCATCAGCTGGAGAAGCGCTCAATGCGTGTGGTGTTGACGTTTCTGGATTAAAAACAGAGTTACTTGAATTTATTGATGAAACCACACCGGTTATTCCCGATTTAGAAGAAGAACGCGAAACTCAACCAACACTTGGTTTTCAGCGTGTATTACAGCGCGCGGTATTTCATGTGCAATCTTCGGGCAAAAATGAAGTAACCGGCGTGAATGTGCTGGTGGCTATTTTTTCTGAACAAGAAAGCCAAGCCGTGTATTTACTTAAAAAGAATGATATTTCTCGTCTTGATATTGTTAACTTTATTTCTCATGGGATTGCCAAAGGTGACGACGAATTAGGCGATGACACCGACGATATACATGAAGAAGTTCAAGAGGTTGCCAGTGAAGAAGCGAGCAAGCTCGACAGCTTTACTACGAACCTTAATATACAGGCTACAGAGGGTAACATTGACCCGCTTGTTGGACGTGACAGTGAAGTAGAGCGCACGGTACAAGTACTGTGTCGTCGCAAAAAGAATAACCCATTACTGGTTGGTGAAGCCGGCGTAGGTAAAACCGCTATTGCTGAGGGTTTAGCCTATCGAATTGTTAACGAACAAGTGCCTGAAGTCATTGCTGATGCGGTTGTATACTCTTTAGATATGGGCGCGTTACTTGCCGGTACCAAATACCGAGGCGATTTTGAGAAGCGCTTTAAAAGCTTATTAAAAGAGCTGCAAGCTAAACCAGGCTCTATTTTATTTATTGATGAAATTCACACCATCATTGGTGCAGGTGCTGCATCAGGTGGGGTAATGGATGCCTCAAACTTAATTAAACCGCTACTTTCAAGTGGGCAATTACGTTGTATGGGTTCAACGACTTACGGCGAGTATAAGAATATTTTTGAAAAAGATCGTGCCTTGGTACGTCGCTTTCAAAAAATTGATGTGCTTGAACCTAGCGTTGAAGACACCACTAAAATTCTTAACGGCTTAAAAGAGCGTTATGAAGCACACCATGGTATTCGTTACACGCAAAAAGCGTTGAAAGCAGCCGCAGAGCTTAGTGCTAAGTATATTAATGAACGTCATTTGCCTGATAAAGCGATTGATGTGATTGATGAAGCGGGCGCAAGCCAACGTTTACTGCCTACCTCTAAACGTAAAAAAACCATTAACGTTGCTGATATCGAGTTGATTGTCTCTAAAATGGCACGTATTCCGCCACAAAATGTATCATCGTCTGATAAAGAAACGCTTAAAAACTTAGACCGGAATTTAAAAATGCTGGTGTTTGGGCAAGATCAGTCTATTGATGCATTAACTTCTGCTATTCGTTTATCTCGCTCAGGTTTAGCGAACGAGAACAAACCGGTTGGTTCATTCTTATTTGCAGGCCCAACAGGGGTAGGTAAAACAGAGGTTACCAAGCAATTAGCTAAGTGCATGGGTGTTGAGTTTATTCGTTTTGATATGTCTGAATACGTTGAGCGCCATGCGGTGAGCCGTTTAATTGGTGCGCCTCCGGGTTATGTAGGTTTTGAGCAAGGCGGCTTATTAACAGAAGCGGTGATTAAAAACCCACATGCAGTGGTATTACTGGATGAAATTGAAAAAGCGCATCCTGATATATACAACATTTTATTACAAGTTATGGATCACGGTACGCTAACTGATAACAACGGCCGTAAAGCCGACTTTAGAAATGTCGTGGTGGTGATGACTACCAATGCCGGCGTACAAGAAACCACACGTAAGTCGATTGGCTTTAGTGAGCAAGACCATACACACGATGCGATGGGTGAAATTAATAAAGTATTTTCACCTGAATTTAGAAACCGCTTAGATAACATTATTTGGTTTAATCACCTCGATAAAGAAGTTATTTTACAAGTGGTTGATAAGTTTGTTGTGGAGCTTCAAGCGCAACTGGATAAGAAGTCAGTTAACCTTGAGCTTACCTCTAAAGCACGTGAATGGTTGGCTGACAAAGGCTATGATAAAGCAATGGGCGCGCGTCCCATGGCACGTGTTATCCAAGAAGATCTTAAAAAGCAATTGGCAAACGAAATACTGTTTGGTGAGCTAATTTCTGGCGGTACGGTAAAAGTATCGGTTAAAGATAAAAAGCTGCGTTTTGATTACGAGAGTAACTTAACGCCAGCCTAACCTAAAAATAGTTAGCGATTTAAAAAAGCCTGCTTTGCGCAGGCTTTTTTTATTTGCCAAAGAAATAGGCAACAAAAAACCCAGCAAAGGCTGGGTTTTTTGTTTATTAAATGTAATTACTGGCTACTACCATTAATTACATTTAATAAACGCTTAAAGCTAGTTTTCACTAGCCAAAAACTAAATCTCGTTTACGCACTTACTTAGCGAGCACGGAATACGATACGACCTTTCGATAAATCGTAAGGAGTCATTTCTACCGTTACTTTATCGCCGGTTAAAATACGGATATAGTTTTTGCGCATTTTACCTGAAATATGAGCCACAACTACGTGACCATTTTCTAGCTCAACTCGGAACATTGTATTTGGTAAAGTATCAAGGACTGTCCCTTGCATTTCGATTACGTCTTCTTTCGCCATGTTTAGCGTAACACCTCTTTAATAGTTAAACGCTGCAGATTTTGCCCAAAATACGCCAATAAGTAAAGGCGCAGGGGCTATTTTTGTAAATTAAATAGCCACCCACTGGTCATTGAGCTGTTTTTGGGCGGGTAAAAACTGGGTTTTATACTTCATTTTGTCACATTCATCTATTTGATAGCCTAAATAAACAAACTGTTTGCGCTGCTGTTTAGCAAATTTAAGCTGCTGTAATATCATTACAGTGCCTAAACTAAAGTGTTCGTAGTCAGGGTCAAAAAATGTATAAATAGCCGAAATAGCGTTGTCCATACAATCAGTTACAGCAACGGCCACTAAGTTTTCTTGATCCCAAAGCTCTATAAAGGTGATGGTTAACCAGCTACAAAACAAAAAGCTTTGAAATTGTGATTTATCAGGTGGATACATAGAACCGTCTTTATGACGTAAACTAATGTATTTACTGTAAAGTGGATAGTATTGTTCGCGTTCAACTTGAGAATATTTTACCTCAAAGCGGTTTTTTGCTTTGTTAAGTTTACGTTTTTGCGATTTTGTAGGGATAAACTCATCAGCTAAAACGCGCACAGAACTACACGCGCTGCAAATAGGGCAGTGCGGACGGTAAATTTGGTTACCACTGCGACGAAAGCCCAATCCTAATAACGACTCAAACTTATTGCTGCTATAACAACTTGGATCGAGTATCACCAGCAGTTGCTCTTGGCGATCTGGCAAGTAACTGCATTCAAATGGTTGGCTTAGGCCTATACGAGCTGGAAGTTGTTCATTCATATATCGCGATTAGCTCCTGTGGCTGCCACATACTGGCAGCTGGGGTGTAACACTGTGCTTTATTAAGTTTAGTTAAAAATTCTTCACGTGGAATCACGCTGGCACCTAACGACATTAAATAAGGATTTTCTAATTGGCAATCAATAAAATGCGCATTATGGCGTTTAAGCCAATTAACCAGCGCCCACATAGCCAGTTTGGAGCAATTTGTTTGATGATGAAACATTGATTCACCACAAAAAATACCTGTTTGCATAATCCCATATAAGCCGCCTGCAAGCTCTCCCTCGCGCCATACCTCTAAACTATGGGCCAAGCCATTGTGATGGGCATTAATGTACGCCTGTTGCATTTGCGGGGTGATCCAAGTGCCATCAGTATCAATGCGTTGATCGCGGCACGCTTCTATCACTTCTTCAAAGGCATGGTTAATAGTTACGGTGACCGGGTGCTTTTTTAAATGTTTTTGTAAGCTTTTACTAACATGAAAGTCATCAAGCTCAACAATACCGCGCTCACTGGGTGACCACCACATAATTGGCTCGTGTTCACTAAACCACGGAAAAATACCAGATAAATAAGCATTTTTTAATCGCGTTACCGATAAGCATCCACCAATGGCAAGTAAACCATCTGGATCATCTAATGCATGGCTGGGATCAGGAAAAGCAAAATGGCTCGTAGCGAGTTGATAGAGTTGTTTAGTCATAACACCGATTGAATAACTGCATGGTCAAGATAAAGTGTAACCTGTTGCTTTAAAATCACAAACCACAAATTATTGTGTTGTCCATAGAGTTGAGCAGGGCTTACATTCCTGTTAGGTAAATTTTAGCCAAAAAAAAGCGCGTTAAAAAACGCGCTTAATTAAATGGTAAACTAATCGAATTAGCTAACCACTTTTACTGGTACAGCTTGTCCTGCGTTGAACTTAGTTGTCATTGCTTCTTCAACAGGTGTAAACGATGTAAGGTCAATACCTTCAACCGCAGACTTGTACTCTTCGATAGTCGGGAAGCGACCAAGAACAGAAGATAGAACTACAACTGGCGTAGAACCTAGAAGTGACTCACCTTTTTTCTCAGATGTATCGGCTACTACACGGCCTTGGAAAAGACGTGTTGATGTTGCGATAACAGTATCACCAGGTTCTGCTTTTTCTTGGTTACCCATACATAAGTTACAACCAGGACGTTCAAGGTATAAGATATTTTCATACTTAGTACGTGCAGCCGTTTTTGGTTTTGCATCGTCAAATTCAAAACCTGCGTATTTAGCAAGAATATCCCAATCGCCTTCAGCTTTAAGCTCATCAACAATGTTGTATGTTGGTGGCGCAACAACTAATGGCGCTTTGAATGAGATAGAACCGTTTTTCTTCTCAAGGTTACGTAGCATGTGAGCAATAATTTTCATATCGCCTTTGTGAACCATACACGAACCAACAAAACCTAAATCAACAGGCTTGTCGTTGTAAAAAGAAACAGGGCGGATCACATCGTGAGTATAACGCTTAGAAACATCATCGTTATTTACGTCTGGATCGGCAATCATTGGCTCAACGATTTGGTCCAAATCAACCACAACTTCTGCGTGGTATTTAGCGTTGTCGTCTGGAGAAAGTGCTGGCTCTTCACCAGATTGAATACCTGCAATACGCTTGTCGGCTAAATCGATTAGACCTTGTAGCGTTTGTGCTTCGTTTTCCATACCTTTGTTGATCATGATTTGGATACGTGACTTAGCAAGTTCAATTGACTTAATTAACGTTTCATCATTTGAAATACAGATTGACGCTTTCGCTTTCATTTCTGCAGTCCAGTCAGTGAAAGTAAACGCTTGGTCAGCCATTAGGGTACCAATGTGAACTTCAATGATACGACCTTGGAACACGTTTTCGCCGCCAAATTGCTTAAGCATTTGCGCTTGCGTTGCATGTACAACATCGCGGAAATCCATGTGCTTAGCCATTTTGCCTTTAAACGTTACTTTAACTGAATCAGGAATTGGCATCGCTGATTCACCGGTTGCAAGTGCAACAGCAACAGTACCTGAATCGGCACCAAAGGCAACGCCTTTAGACATACGTGTATGTGAGTCACCACCAATGATGATAGCGCGATCATCAATTGTAATGTCGTTCAATACTTTGTGAATAACGTCAGTCATTGCATGGTAAACGCCTTTCGGGTCACGTGCAGTGATCAAACCAAACTTATTCATAAACGCCATTAGTTTAGGAATGTTTGCTTGTGCTTTGCTATCCCATACTGATGCTGTATGACAACCAGACTGATAGGCACCATCAACAAGAGGTGAAATCGTTGAAGCAGCCATGGCTTCTAATTCTTGCGCTGTCATTGGACCGGTTGTATCTTGCGAACCAACGATGTTCACTTTAACGCGAACATTTGAGCCTGCGTGAAGTGGCGTATCTGATAGTACACCTACCGCATTGCGGTTAAAGATTTTTTCAACCGCTGTTAAGCCTTGGCCTTCATGTGAAATTTCTTTTGAAGGTGCATAAACAAGCGGAGTTTCAATGCCAAGAGTCTCAGCAGCAAACGTTTGTAGTTTTTTACCGAATACAACAGCGTAAGAACCACCGGCTCTCATAAATTCAACTTTTTGCGGTGTGAATGCTGATGAAATATCAACAAGTTCTTTATCGCCGTTATAAAGCTTTTTCTC
Coding sequences within it:
- a CDS encoding NADP-dependent isocitrate dehydrogenase is translated as MTSKIIYTKTDEAPALATYSLLPIIQAYTNAAGVEVETRDISLAGRVIASFPDYLTEEQRIGDALAELGEMAKTPEANIIKLPNISASVPQLRAVIKELQEKGYALPEYPVEPKNDEEKAIQAAYDKIKGSAVNPVLREGNSDRRAPSSVKEYARNNPHSMGAWSKDSQSYVASMEEGDFFGSEQSVTVDEATDVRIEHVAANGDITVLKQSTPLLAGEVIDASRISAAKLQAFLEAEINAAKEKGVLFSLHMKATMMKVSDPIIFGHAVKVFYKDVFAKHGALFEELGVDVNNGLGDVYSKIQTLDDAKREEIEADIQAVYANRPAIAMVDSHRGITNLHVPSDVIIDASMPAAIRSSGQMWNKDDKLQDTSFVIPDRCYSGVYQATIDFCKEHGAFDPTTMGSVPNVGLMAQKAEEYGSHDKTFEAKADGTIRVVDTNGNTLLEHSVEQGDIWRMCQVKDAPIQDWVKLAVNRARATGNPAIFWLDAERAHDAELIKKVNKYLPDHDTAGLDIQILSPMDATLFSLARIKEGKDTISVTGNVLRDYLTDLFPILELGTSAKMLSIVPLMNGGGLFETGAGGSAPKHVQQFEKENHLRWDSLGEFLALAASLEHLSTTTGNNKAQVLADTLDKATGTFLAENKSPSRKVKEIDNRGSHFFLSLFWAQELAKQNEDSELKAQFTQIASDLETNKEQIVNELNDAQGPAMNIGGYFQPNDDAAFKAMRPSTTFNEILSKLV
- the cspD gene encoding cold shock domain-containing protein CspD is translated as MACGKVKWFNNAKGFGFIVEDGCENDIFAHYSTIVMDGYKTLKAGQDVTFELQQGPKGLHATNIAPNGDIIE
- the clpS gene encoding ATP-dependent Clp protease adapter ClpS; the encoded protein is MKDSGVIDTVRDSEKQKLQPPRKYKVVLNNDDYTPMDFVIEILMTFFNMDSDRATDVMLQIHQQGKGICGVYSADVAHTKAEQVNRYSRDNEHPLLCSCEQE
- the clpA gene encoding ATP-dependent Clp protease ATP-binding subunit ClpA, producing MLNKDLELTLNTAFREARTRRHEFMTVEHLLLALLDNPSAGEALNACGVDVSGLKTELLEFIDETTPVIPDLEEERETQPTLGFQRVLQRAVFHVQSSGKNEVTGVNVLVAIFSEQESQAVYLLKKNDISRLDIVNFISHGIAKGDDELGDDTDDIHEEVQEVASEEASKLDSFTTNLNIQATEGNIDPLVGRDSEVERTVQVLCRRKKNNPLLVGEAGVGKTAIAEGLAYRIVNEQVPEVIADAVVYSLDMGALLAGTKYRGDFEKRFKSLLKELQAKPGSILFIDEIHTIIGAGAASGGVMDASNLIKPLLSSGQLRCMGSTTYGEYKNIFEKDRALVRRFQKIDVLEPSVEDTTKILNGLKERYEAHHGIRYTQKALKAAAELSAKYINERHLPDKAIDVIDEAGASQRLLPTSKRKKTINVADIELIVSKMARIPPQNVSSSDKETLKNLDRNLKMLVFGQDQSIDALTSAIRLSRSGLANENKPVGSFLFAGPTGVGKTEVTKQLAKCMGVEFIRFDMSEYVERHAVSRLIGAPPGYVGFEQGGLLTEAVIKNPHAVVLLDEIEKAHPDIYNILLQVMDHGTLTDNNGRKADFRNVVVVMTTNAGVQETTRKSIGFSEQDHTHDAMGEINKVFSPEFRNRLDNIIWFNHLDKEVILQVVDKFVVELQAQLDKKSVNLELTSKAREWLADKGYDKAMGARPMARVIQEDLKKQLANEILFGELISGGTVKVSVKDKKLRFDYESNLTPA
- the infA gene encoding translation initiation factor IF-1; amino-acid sequence: MAKEDVIEMQGTVLDTLPNTMFRVELENGHVVVAHISGKMRKNYIRILTGDKVTVEMTPYDLSKGRIVFRAR
- a CDS encoding arginyltransferase, with amino-acid sequence MNEQLPARIGLSQPFECSYLPDRQEQLLVILDPSCYSSNKFESLLGLGFRRSGNQIYRPHCPICSACSSVRVLADEFIPTKSQKRKLNKAKNRFEVKYSQVEREQYYPLYSKYISLRHKDGSMYPPDKSQFQSFLFCSWLTITFIELWDQENLVAVAVTDCMDNAISAIYTFFDPDYEHFSLGTVMILQQLKFAKQQRKQFVYLGYQIDECDKMKYKTQFLPAQKQLNDQWVAI
- the aat gene encoding leucyl/phenylalanyl-tRNA--protein transferase yields the protein MTKQLYQLATSHFAFPDPSHALDDPDGLLAIGGCLSVTRLKNAYLSGIFPWFSEHEPIMWWSPSERGIVELDDFHVSKSLQKHLKKHPVTVTINHAFEEVIEACRDQRIDTDGTWITPQMQQAYINAHHNGLAHSLEVWREGELAGGLYGIMQTGIFCGESMFHHQTNCSKLAMWALVNWLKRHNAHFIDCQLENPYLMSLGASVIPREEFLTKLNKAQCYTPAASMWQPQELIAIYE
- a CDS encoding bifunctional aconitate hydratase 2/2-methylisocitrate dehydratase codes for the protein MSLYTKYMEEIQTRKTELGLSPQPIDSAELVSEIINQIKDTNNEHRKDSLHFFIFNTLPGTTSAAGVKAQFLKEIILGEEHVAEITPEFAFELLSHMKGGPSIEMLIDLAFADDAKIAAQAAEVLKTQVFLYDADMERIKAAYEAGNPIAKELLESFSKAEFFTKLPDIEEKIEVVTYIAGEGDISTDLLSPGNQAHSRADRELHGKCMITEEAQQEIVALQKKHPNAKVMLIAEKGTMGVGSSRMSGVNNVALWAGKQASPYVPFINIAPVVAGTNGIAPIFLTTVDVTGGIGLDLKNWVKKVDADGNTVTDANGDAVLEEAYSVATGTVLTINTKEKKLYNGDKELVDISSAFTPQKVEFMRAGGSYAVVFGKKLQTFAAETLGIETPLVYAPSKEISHEGQGLTAVEKIFNRNAVGVLSDTPLHAGSNVRVKVNIVGSQDTTGPMTAQELEAMAASTISPLVDGAYQSGCHTASVWDSKAQANIPKLMAFMNKFGLITARDPKGVYHAMTDVIHKVLNDITIDDRAIIIGGDSHTRMSKGVAFGADSGTVAVALATGESAMPIPDSVKVTFKGKMAKHMDFRDVVHATQAQMLKQFGGENVFQGRIIEVHIGTLMADQAFTFTDWTAEMKAKASICISNDETLIKSIELAKSRIQIMINKGMENEAQTLQGLIDLADKRIAGIQSGEEPALSPDDNAKYHAEVVVDLDQIVEPMIADPDVNNDDVSKRYTHDVIRPVSFYNDKPVDLGFVGSCMVHKGDMKIIAHMLRNLEKKNGSISFKAPLVVAPPTYNIVDELKAEGDWDILAKYAGFEFDDAKPKTAARTKYENILYLERPGCNLCMGNQEKAEPGDTVIATSTRLFQGRVVADTSEKKGESLLGSTPVVVLSSVLGRFPTIEEYKSAVEGIDLTSFTPVEEAMTTKFNAGQAVPVKVVS